Proteins from a genomic interval of Xiphophorus maculatus strain JP 163 A chromosome 7, X_maculatus-5.0-male, whole genome shotgun sequence:
- the LOC102235820 gene encoding cohesin subunit SA-2-like isoform X2, whose translation MIPEPSAASRSSGKNANSQAEATSSGAVSPSEEESGNENRQKSVRRRRRACSVSENVKSKRARARASGSSVRRARGKRAKEKQVEAVTLFEVITMGKSAIQAVIDDWIEAYVTDRDASLLDLISFFIQCCGCKGAVTAEMCQSKEDKQVKSKMVEELDEAVGLQYKRFLAFPWILTVTWPMDADSAEYPLVQSGPSGRWFHSEFCDFVSVLVAQCQHSVLFDSYLMNSLISLLTELSNSYVRAFRHTCTLAAVKLLSSLLSVALSLSVGIENSQKLYNVQRTKTVRQKTQQLERTQKKISELQEKRVEVESMMDVIFKGVFLKRYRDMLPEIRAVCMEELGLWMKLYSSSFLNDSYLKYMGWMMHDKVPDVRQKCVLALQGLFGDPVLLPKLDLFISRFKSRLISMVLDKDNEVAVQTMKLLVLISRATDDVLTSEDYKQLLQVVYSSHRPLAATAGELLYSRILSAVAPTSDNQDERSEEDERRRQMFDRLKALLRFYQESELHKHVVYLVDSLWDCGGSLLKDWPTLTAALLQNSSGFTPAEQAVIVEILVASVRQATDGPALVGRSGAKKIMSNREKKIQADDCLTLTEHLFSVLPKLLSKFSCSGDTVASLMRIPQYFHPDSQEAKNTQSVSSLMTEMAAALDLHSGPPVLEAAARTYLSLCGDGAAWAAAAGASRDSLVQRWVDRLTETMGASLRRGCFSAEEDETRQIVATLKKLRAFHNCHDLSRWAVFDLLSPLLTEDGRLGGPPPEVLEEALQCMSFAMLWSLSTSSQTLTCREKAVAQRLQLRLFCERSYRCLSHCNHSVKNQAFLGVCDVLTAHSYQMQVWDPTCFGPLLYTPSPKLQRALLTFVCMNVFVVPDSDIQSRVSESSEVERLEELHRRRNLLAAYCKLIVHGVLEMSTAAGIYTHYMKHYSDFGDIIKETIYRTRQADKIESTRTLVLCLQQLFVQLKREQESGGRAHSGVQTFTCIKELARRFALTFGDLVKFRECLVMIHRNGMEFVFQEFRQTPDNATPPYLNYLTLLSEFSNKLLKPDKKAVLSYLQKLTAEHIIDLREECWQPLIYYRASLLAVAEMEDAVSYNERGLRHSLEK comes from the exons ACGGGGCAAACGCGCCAAAGAGAAGCAAGTGGAGGCAGTGACCTTGTTTGAGGTGATCACCATGGGCAAGAGCGCCATACAG GCAGTGATAGATGATTGGATTGAGGCATACGTGACGGACAGAGACGCCTCTCTACTCGACCTCATCAGCTTCTTTATCCAGTGCTGTGGCTGCAAAG GCGCGGTCACAGCAGAGATGTGCCAGAGTAAAGAGGACAAGCAAGTGAAAAGTAAAATGGTCGAGGAGCTGGATGAG GCTGTTGGTCTGCAGTATAAGCGATTCCTAGCTTTTCCTTGGATTCTGACCGTCACGTGGCCCATGGATGCA GATAGTGCAGAGTATCCACTCGTGCAGTCCGGGCCGTCCGGTCGCTGGTTTCACTCAGAGTTCTGCGACTTTGTGTCGGTGCTGGTGGCTCAGTGTCAGCACAGCGTCCTTTTTGACAGCTACCTGATGAACAGCCTCATCTCGCTGCTCACTGAGCTGTCCAACTCATACGTAAGGGCGTTCAGACACACATGCACGCTTGCGG cGGTGAAGTTGCTGAGCTCTCTGCTGAGCGTGGCTCTGAGCCTGAGCGTCGGGATCGAAAACAGTCAGAAGCTGTACAACGTGCAGAGGACGAAGACGGTGAGACAGAAGACCCAGCAACTGGAGAGGACGCAGAAGAAGATCTCGGAG ttgcaggaaaagAGGGTGGAGGTAGAGAGCATGATGGACGTCATCTTCAAAGGGGTTTTTCTCAAAAGATATCG GGATATGCTTCCAGAAATTCGCGCAGTCTGCATGGAGGAGTTGGGCTTGTGGATGAAGCTCTACAGTTCATCATTCCTCAATGATAGTTACCTCAAATACATGGGCTGGATGATGCACGATAAG GTACCGGATGTGCGTCAGAAGTGTGTGTTAGCTCTGCAGGGTCTGTTCGGTGATCCTGTTCTCCTCCCTAAACTAGATCTATTCATCAGTCGCTTCAAG AGTCGTCTGATCTCCATGGTGCTAGATAAGGACAATGAGGTGGCAGTACAGACCATGAAACTATTGGTGCTAATCTCCAG AGCCACAGACGATGTGCTGACATCTGAAGACTACAAGCAGCTCCTTCAGGTTGTTTACTCCTCTCATCGGCCTCTCGCAGCCACTGCAGGGGAGCTGCTCTACTCAAG GATTCTCAGTGCTGTAGCTCCAACCTCCGATAATCAGGATGAAAGGAGCGAAGAGGACGAGCGAAGGCGACAGATGTTTGACAGACTTAAAGCTTTACTGCGGTTTTATCAGGAGTCTGAG CTCCACAAGCATGTTGTTTACCTGGTGGACAGCCTTTGGGACTGTGGTGGGTCTCTGCTGAAAGACTGGCCCACACTCACAGCTGCACTGCTGCAGAACAGCTCAG GTTTTACTCCGGCAGAACAAGCAGTGATTGTGGAGATCCTGGTTGCGTCGGTGCGTCAGGCCACAGACGGGCCAGCTCTGGTAGGGAGGAGCGGGGCCAAGAAG ATCATGAGcaatagagaaaagaaaattcaagcTGACGACTGTCTAACGCTCACTGAACATCTGTTTTCTGTGCTTCCCAAGTTACTCTCCAAG TTTTCATGTAGTGGCGACACTGTTGCTTCCCTGATGCGGATTCCTCAGTACTTCCACCCAGACAGTCAGGAAGCTAAAAACACACAG TCAGTTTCAAGCCTGATGACAGAGATGGCAGCTGCTTTGGACCTTCACTCGGGCCCTCCGGTTCTGGAAGCGGCGGCTCGAACATACCTCAGTCTGTGTGGCGATGGCGCAGCCTGGGCCGCGGCGGCCGGAGCCTCACGGGACTCTCTGGTCCAGCGCTGGGTGGACCGACTGACAGAGACGATGGGGGCGTCGCTCAGG CGTGGCTGTTTTTCTGCTGAGGAAGACGAGACGAGACAAATTGTAGCGACACTGAAGAAACTCAGAGCTTTCCACAA CTGTCATGACCTCAGTCGTTGGGCCGTGTTTGACCTGCTGTCTCCTCTCCTGACGGAGGACGGCAGGCTGGGAGGACCACCGCCAGAG GTGCTGGAGGAGGCACTGCAATGCATGTCGTTTGCCATGCTGTGGTCCCTCAGTACGAGCAGCCAAACTCTAACTTGCAGG gagaaAGCTGTGGCCCAGAGGCTCCAGCTGCGTCTCTTCTGTGAGAGAAGCTATCGGTGTCTCTCCCACTGCAACCACAGCGTGAAGAATCAG GCCTTCCTGGGTGTGTGCGATGTCCTGACGGCTCACTCATACCAGATGCAGGTGTGGGATCCCACCTGCTTCGGGCCTCTGCTCTACACTCCCAGTCCCAAACTGCAGAGGGCGCTGCTCACCTTTGTATGCATGAACGTGTTTGTCGTCCCAGACAGCGACATCCAGAGCAGAG tcaGCGAGAGCTCTGAAGTGGAGAGGCTGGAGGAGCTTCACAGGAGAAGGAATCTGCTGGCGGCCTACTGCAAGCTGATCGTACACGGCGTGCTGGAGATGAGCACGGCGGCGGGAATCTACACGCACTACATGAAG CATTACAGCGACTTTGGCGACATCATCAAGGAAACGATTTACAGGACCAGACAGGCGGATAAAATCGAGAGCACTCGTACTCTGGTGCTCTGCTTGCAGCAG cTGTTTGTGCAGCTTAAGCGGGAACAAGAGAGCGGTGGCAGGGCTCACTCGGGCGTGCAGACTTTCACCTGCATTAAGGAGCTGGCCAGGCGCTTCGCCCTCACGTTCGGAGACCTGGTCAAGTTTCGCGAGTGTCTCGTCATGATCCACAG GAACGGCATGGAGTTTGTGTTCCAAGAATTCAGACAGACTCCAGACAACGCAACACCGCCGTACCTCAACTACCTGACCCTCCTTAGCGAGTTCTCCAACAAACTGCTCAAGCCAGACAAGAAGGCAGT GCTCTCCTACCTGCAAAAACTCACCGCAGAGCACATAATTGACCTCAGGGAGGAGTGCTGGCAGCCGCTCATCTACTATCGTGCGTCTTTATTGGCCGTGGCAGAAATGGAGGACGCCGTGTCGTAT AATGAGAGAGGGCTCCGACATAGTCTGGAAAAGTAG
- the LOC102235820 gene encoding cohesin subunit SA-2-like isoform X1 gives MIPEPSAASRSSGKNANSQAEATSSGAVSPSEEESGNENRQKSVRRRRRACSVSENVKSKRARARASGSSVRRARGKRAKEKQVEAVTLFEVITMGKSAIQAVIDDWIEAYVTDRDASLLDLISFFIQCCGCKGAVTAEMCQSKEDKQVKSKMVEELDEAVGLQYKRFLAFPWILTVTWPMDADSAEYPLVQSGPSGRWFHSEFCDFVSVLVAQCQHSVLFDSYLMNSLISLLTELSNSYVRAFRHTCTLAAVKLLSSLLSVALSLSVGIENSQKLYNVQRTKTVRQKTQQLERTQKKISELQEKRVEVESMMDVIFKGVFLKRYRDMLPEIRAVCMEELGLWMKLYSSSFLNDSYLKYMGWMMHDKVPDVRQKCVLALQGLFGDPVLLPKLDLFISRFKSRLISMVLDKDNEVAVQTMKLLVLISRATDDVLTSEDYKQLLQVVYSSHRPLAATAGELLYSRILSAVAPTSDNQDERSEEDERRRQMFDRLKALLRFYQESELHKHVVYLVDSLWDCGGSLLKDWPTLTAALLQNSSGFTPAEQAVIVEILVASVRQATDGPALVGRSGAKKIMSNREKKIQADDCLTLTEHLFSVLPKLLSKFSCSGDTVASLMRIPQYFHPDSQEAKNTQSVSSLMTEMAAALDLHSGPPVLEAAARTYLSLCGDGAAWAAAAGASRDSLVQRWVDRLTETMGASLRRGCFSAEEDETRQIVATLKKLRAFHNCHDLSRWAVFDLLSPLLTEDGRLGGPPPEVLEEALQCMSFAMLWSLSTSSQTLTCREKAVAQRLQLRLFCERSYRCLSHCNHSVKNQAFLGVCDVLTAHSYQMQVWDPTCFGPLLYTPSPKLQRALLTFVCMNVFVVPDSDIQSRVSESSEVERLEELHRRRNLLAAYCKLIVHGVLEMSTAAGIYTHYMKHYSDFGDIIKETIYRTRQADKIESTRTLVLCLQQLFVQLKREQESGGRAHSGVQTFTCIKELARRFALTFGDLVKFRECLVMIHRNGMEFVFQEFRQTPDNATPPYLNYLTLLSEFSNKLLKPDKKAVLSYLQKLTAEHIIDLREECWQPLIYYRASLLAVAEMEDAVSYVSSDRRPCLHSRSPVSKQKPEGYKSLSQGRPAEQVTKVNKPSISHSSQVNPGDTDPFSVPPELHGRSFNMAATVLCNNSESDDGSVDIEL, from the exons ACGGGGCAAACGCGCCAAAGAGAAGCAAGTGGAGGCAGTGACCTTGTTTGAGGTGATCACCATGGGCAAGAGCGCCATACAG GCAGTGATAGATGATTGGATTGAGGCATACGTGACGGACAGAGACGCCTCTCTACTCGACCTCATCAGCTTCTTTATCCAGTGCTGTGGCTGCAAAG GCGCGGTCACAGCAGAGATGTGCCAGAGTAAAGAGGACAAGCAAGTGAAAAGTAAAATGGTCGAGGAGCTGGATGAG GCTGTTGGTCTGCAGTATAAGCGATTCCTAGCTTTTCCTTGGATTCTGACCGTCACGTGGCCCATGGATGCA GATAGTGCAGAGTATCCACTCGTGCAGTCCGGGCCGTCCGGTCGCTGGTTTCACTCAGAGTTCTGCGACTTTGTGTCGGTGCTGGTGGCTCAGTGTCAGCACAGCGTCCTTTTTGACAGCTACCTGATGAACAGCCTCATCTCGCTGCTCACTGAGCTGTCCAACTCATACGTAAGGGCGTTCAGACACACATGCACGCTTGCGG cGGTGAAGTTGCTGAGCTCTCTGCTGAGCGTGGCTCTGAGCCTGAGCGTCGGGATCGAAAACAGTCAGAAGCTGTACAACGTGCAGAGGACGAAGACGGTGAGACAGAAGACCCAGCAACTGGAGAGGACGCAGAAGAAGATCTCGGAG ttgcaggaaaagAGGGTGGAGGTAGAGAGCATGATGGACGTCATCTTCAAAGGGGTTTTTCTCAAAAGATATCG GGATATGCTTCCAGAAATTCGCGCAGTCTGCATGGAGGAGTTGGGCTTGTGGATGAAGCTCTACAGTTCATCATTCCTCAATGATAGTTACCTCAAATACATGGGCTGGATGATGCACGATAAG GTACCGGATGTGCGTCAGAAGTGTGTGTTAGCTCTGCAGGGTCTGTTCGGTGATCCTGTTCTCCTCCCTAAACTAGATCTATTCATCAGTCGCTTCAAG AGTCGTCTGATCTCCATGGTGCTAGATAAGGACAATGAGGTGGCAGTACAGACCATGAAACTATTGGTGCTAATCTCCAG AGCCACAGACGATGTGCTGACATCTGAAGACTACAAGCAGCTCCTTCAGGTTGTTTACTCCTCTCATCGGCCTCTCGCAGCCACTGCAGGGGAGCTGCTCTACTCAAG GATTCTCAGTGCTGTAGCTCCAACCTCCGATAATCAGGATGAAAGGAGCGAAGAGGACGAGCGAAGGCGACAGATGTTTGACAGACTTAAAGCTTTACTGCGGTTTTATCAGGAGTCTGAG CTCCACAAGCATGTTGTTTACCTGGTGGACAGCCTTTGGGACTGTGGTGGGTCTCTGCTGAAAGACTGGCCCACACTCACAGCTGCACTGCTGCAGAACAGCTCAG GTTTTACTCCGGCAGAACAAGCAGTGATTGTGGAGATCCTGGTTGCGTCGGTGCGTCAGGCCACAGACGGGCCAGCTCTGGTAGGGAGGAGCGGGGCCAAGAAG ATCATGAGcaatagagaaaagaaaattcaagcTGACGACTGTCTAACGCTCACTGAACATCTGTTTTCTGTGCTTCCCAAGTTACTCTCCAAG TTTTCATGTAGTGGCGACACTGTTGCTTCCCTGATGCGGATTCCTCAGTACTTCCACCCAGACAGTCAGGAAGCTAAAAACACACAG TCAGTTTCAAGCCTGATGACAGAGATGGCAGCTGCTTTGGACCTTCACTCGGGCCCTCCGGTTCTGGAAGCGGCGGCTCGAACATACCTCAGTCTGTGTGGCGATGGCGCAGCCTGGGCCGCGGCGGCCGGAGCCTCACGGGACTCTCTGGTCCAGCGCTGGGTGGACCGACTGACAGAGACGATGGGGGCGTCGCTCAGG CGTGGCTGTTTTTCTGCTGAGGAAGACGAGACGAGACAAATTGTAGCGACACTGAAGAAACTCAGAGCTTTCCACAA CTGTCATGACCTCAGTCGTTGGGCCGTGTTTGACCTGCTGTCTCCTCTCCTGACGGAGGACGGCAGGCTGGGAGGACCACCGCCAGAG GTGCTGGAGGAGGCACTGCAATGCATGTCGTTTGCCATGCTGTGGTCCCTCAGTACGAGCAGCCAAACTCTAACTTGCAGG gagaaAGCTGTGGCCCAGAGGCTCCAGCTGCGTCTCTTCTGTGAGAGAAGCTATCGGTGTCTCTCCCACTGCAACCACAGCGTGAAGAATCAG GCCTTCCTGGGTGTGTGCGATGTCCTGACGGCTCACTCATACCAGATGCAGGTGTGGGATCCCACCTGCTTCGGGCCTCTGCTCTACACTCCCAGTCCCAAACTGCAGAGGGCGCTGCTCACCTTTGTATGCATGAACGTGTTTGTCGTCCCAGACAGCGACATCCAGAGCAGAG tcaGCGAGAGCTCTGAAGTGGAGAGGCTGGAGGAGCTTCACAGGAGAAGGAATCTGCTGGCGGCCTACTGCAAGCTGATCGTACACGGCGTGCTGGAGATGAGCACGGCGGCGGGAATCTACACGCACTACATGAAG CATTACAGCGACTTTGGCGACATCATCAAGGAAACGATTTACAGGACCAGACAGGCGGATAAAATCGAGAGCACTCGTACTCTGGTGCTCTGCTTGCAGCAG cTGTTTGTGCAGCTTAAGCGGGAACAAGAGAGCGGTGGCAGGGCTCACTCGGGCGTGCAGACTTTCACCTGCATTAAGGAGCTGGCCAGGCGCTTCGCCCTCACGTTCGGAGACCTGGTCAAGTTTCGCGAGTGTCTCGTCATGATCCACAG GAACGGCATGGAGTTTGTGTTCCAAGAATTCAGACAGACTCCAGACAACGCAACACCGCCGTACCTCAACTACCTGACCCTCCTTAGCGAGTTCTCCAACAAACTGCTCAAGCCAGACAAGAAGGCAGT GCTCTCCTACCTGCAAAAACTCACCGCAGAGCACATAATTGACCTCAGGGAGGAGTGCTGGCAGCCGCTCATCTACTATCGTGCGTCTTTATTGGCCGTGGCAGAAATGGAGGACGCCGTGTCGTATGTGAGCTCAGACAGGAGGCCCTGCCTTCACAGTCGCTCTCCTGTCTCCAAACAAAAACCGGAAG gaTACAAGTCCCTAAGTCAAGGTCGCCCAGCTGAGCAAGTCACTAAGGTTAACAAACCCAGCATCAGCCACAG CTCTCAGGTGAACCCGGGTGACACGGATCCGTTCTCCGTCCCTCCGGAGCTCCACGGAAGAAGCTTCAACATGGCTGCCACTGTCCTCTGCAACAACAGCGAGTCAGATGACGGCAGCGTGGACATCGAGCTGTGA